Proteins encoded together in one Caldicellulosiruptor saccharolyticus DSM 8903 window:
- a CDS encoding tapirin, whose translation MPEKISCLKDRMFIKKVDGSVLIVVIIVIAVLSTILLGTMSAVLASLNQSTSIYQKSATGYGAESAAEEFLYYFNQLLEDAKNIAYGYYYKGDGTLKDISPGRVRWLLGDESYEPGKILDDLRHGRISRDVAEDKVYEGMKAIIRDEVSRFMNDVGSDASIKVEFLSLPEFKKLSDLVELYIKPHYESLTGYELDDITVNAWSGTTSGSLPDGYTIYIDVSKKRAGTSSDKEIKRTLRLDVGIAGNSEGSVNLILNPSPTSVPSSPLDYAIFSKGALITNKNLTVENGSVYSGGDMTIDGGAVFNIDNLISKGEMVINQDSDSRCRDNNIVVRNMIYVEKSLKANRISPRSTNIDAKTIYVGQEMQLYGAGSYKFVQLFSDSNVKLAGPGVNMEVSALASIRGTLEVIDGATVTLKSNSAVYCNSLVVRNGSRLILENGAKLYVATTPDASTIISIQNNGGTISYSSSFTYPPTPAEIDEIRNRDYTSGLLTTPLPADSVGSHQLGSTADIIQTPPQIVIYGESFINDNEARIEISDRLGLPIVDFSTLQLHLISRGNITFVGGGLTILNGSIISLGNTFNINTMGNPYAGLTLKYQMPSPPIQQDIENNTGIQPSQIIYTEADAVGRKTLYNILRRNIVIK comes from the coding sequence ATGCCGGAAAAAATTAGTTGTTTAAAAGACAGGATGTTTATTAAAAAGGTTGACGGATCTGTTTTGATTGTGGTGATAATAGTTATTGCTGTTCTGAGCACAATATTGCTGGGGACGATGTCTGCTGTGTTGGCATCACTGAACCAGAGCACATCTATATATCAGAAATCTGCAACAGGCTATGGAGCTGAAAGTGCAGCAGAGGAGTTTTTGTATTATTTTAATCAACTGTTAGAGGATGCAAAGAACATAGCGTATGGTTATTATTACAAGGGAGATGGGACACTGAAAGATATAAGTCCTGGTCGAGTGAGATGGTTATTGGGGGATGAGAGCTATGAGCCGGGGAAGATATTGGATGATTTGCGACATGGGAGGATAAGTCGAGATGTAGCTGAAGACAAAGTGTATGAGGGTATGAAAGCGATTATAAGGGATGAGGTAAGCCGGTTTATGAATGACGTGGGTAGTGATGCTTCCATAAAGGTTGAATTTCTGTCGCTGCCGGAGTTTAAGAAGTTATCTGACTTAGTAGAGTTGTATATAAAGCCACATTATGAGAGCCTGACTGGGTATGAACTTGATGATATTACAGTTAATGCATGGTCAGGTACGACAAGTGGGTCTCTTCCTGATGGATATACAATTTACATTGATGTATCTAAAAAGAGAGCAGGAACTTCGTCAGATAAAGAGATAAAAAGAACATTACGATTAGATGTTGGAATAGCTGGTAACAGTGAAGGTTCAGTGAACTTAATTTTGAATCCATCACCAACGTCTGTTCCTTCATCACCGCTTGATTATGCAATATTTTCGAAAGGTGCTCTTATTACTAACAAAAACCTGACTGTGGAAAATGGCAGTGTTTATTCAGGCGGTGACATGACGATTGACGGTGGTGCGGTGTTTAATATTGACAATTTGATATCAAAAGGTGAGATGGTGATAAATCAAGATAGTGACTCGCGATGTCGTGACAACAATATAGTTGTAAGAAACATGATTTATGTAGAAAAAAGTTTGAAAGCAAATAGGATATCCCCACGCTCAACTAATATTGATGCAAAAACAATTTATGTTGGTCAGGAAATGCAATTATATGGGGCCGGTAGCTATAAGTTTGTACAATTGTTTTCCGATAGCAATGTAAAGCTAGCTGGACCGGGTGTGAACATGGAAGTTTCAGCTTTAGCAAGTATAAGAGGGACACTTGAGGTTATTGATGGAGCAACAGTAACGTTGAAAAGCAACAGTGCGGTTTACTGCAATTCATTGGTAGTACGCAATGGTTCCCGCTTGATTCTTGAAAATGGAGCAAAATTATATGTAGCAACAACTCCCGATGCATCCACGATAATATCCATACAAAATAATGGTGGGACAATTTCGTATTCTTCTTCTTTTACATATCCACCTACGCCAGCTGAGATAGATGAGATAAGAAATCGGGATTATACCAGTGGTTTGCTAACAACACCATTGCCAGCTGATAGTGTTGGTAGTCATCAGCTTGGCAGCACTGCAGACATAATTCAAACCCCACCGCAGATAGTAATATATGGTGAATCCTTTATTAACGATAATGAAGCAAGGATAGAGATATCAGACAGATTGGGATTACCAATTGTTGATTTCTCAACACTCCAGCTGCATTTAATTTCAAGAGGAAACATTACATTTGTGGGTGGCGGCTTAACCATTCTGAATGGTTCAATTATCTCCCTTGGTAATACTTTCAATATTAACACTATGGGAAATCCATATGCAGGACTAACGTTGAAGTATCAAATGCCAAGTCCACCCATTCAGCAGGACATTGAGAATAATACAGGTATTCAACCATCTCAAATAATATATACGGAGGCTGATGCAGTTGGAAGAAAAACTTTATATAACATTTTAAGACGAAACATTGTTATAAAGTAG